One window from the genome of Saccharicrinis carchari encodes:
- a CDS encoding ABC transporter ATP-binding protein — MSKTVIKIENLSKIYRLGEVGTGTLSHDLNRFVRMNILGQDDPYAKVGQVNDRTQAAHKGEHISALSNINLEVKEGEVLGIIGKNGAGKSTLLKLLSRVTSPTTGSIKVKGRLASLLEVGTGFHPEMTGRENIYMNGTIMGMRKWEIDKQMEAIVDFAGVAKYLDTPTKRYSSGMTVRLGFAIAAHLEPEILVVDEVLAVGDAEFQKKAIGKMQDVSTNHGRTVLFVSHNMASVKTLCTKGIQLVNGENYFEGDIDTCVTNYLRGDTTLLNHKVWDGKPEIANDEFELNEIGIKAKNKGFEDPMLMTDEIEFIAKYKQLTDNKRIDITLHFKDEQGQKLFSAGSFQSQIQPDNEKEKGNYIVTGTIPKHFFNWGTFYIDVYIVENVRRSILKENDLLSFTIANKAIAIGQFSGKEPGALHPLFQWEKNLL; from the coding sequence ATGTCGAAGACAGTTATTAAGATAGAGAACCTATCAAAAATTTACAGACTTGGGGAAGTTGGAACTGGGACCTTAAGTCATGATTTGAATAGGTTCGTACGAATGAATATACTTGGACAGGACGATCCGTACGCCAAAGTAGGCCAGGTAAACGACCGGACCCAGGCAGCCCACAAGGGCGAGCACATCAGTGCTTTAAGCAATATCAACCTAGAGGTTAAAGAAGGCGAAGTGCTGGGCATCATCGGTAAAAACGGGGCGGGCAAAAGCACCCTTTTAAAACTCCTGAGCCGTGTAACCTCCCCCACCACCGGCAGCATAAAGGTAAAGGGACGGCTGGCTTCCCTCTTGGAGGTAGGCACCGGGTTCCATCCCGAGATGACGGGCCGCGAGAATATCTACATGAACGGCACCATTATGGGCATGCGCAAGTGGGAGATAGACAAGCAAATGGAAGCCATTGTTGACTTTGCCGGCGTGGCCAAATACTTAGACACCCCCACCAAACGCTACAGCAGTGGCATGACGGTGCGACTGGGCTTTGCCATTGCCGCCCACCTAGAGCCCGAAATACTGGTGGTGGACGAAGTACTGGCCGTGGGCGATGCTGAATTTCAAAAAAAAGCCATTGGTAAAATGCAAGATGTAAGCACCAACCATGGCCGGACCGTGCTGTTTGTGAGCCATAATATGGCAAGTGTGAAAACGCTTTGTACAAAAGGTATCCAGTTAGTAAATGGTGAAAATTATTTTGAGGGAGATATTGACACCTGCGTAACCAACTATCTAAGAGGTGACACCACCCTACTCAACCATAAAGTTTGGGACGGAAAACCTGAAATTGCCAATGATGAGTTTGAATTAAACGAGATAGGCATAAAGGCCAAAAACAAAGGTTTTGAAGATCCTATGCTTATGACCGATGAAATCGAGTTTATAGCCAAATACAAACAACTTACAGATAACAAACGTATAGACATTACCTTACATTTTAAAGATGAACAAGGGCAAAAGTTATTTAGTGCAGGCTCTTTTCAATCTCAAATTCAACCCGACAACGAAAAAGAAAAAGGCAATTATATCGTAACCGGAACTATACCCAAACATTTTTTTAATTGGGGCACATTTTATATCGATGTCTATATTGTTGAAAATGTACGAAGATCCATATTAAAAGAAAATGATTTGCTTTCATTCACTATTGCGAATAAAGCTATTGCAATAGGACAATTCTCGGGCAAAGAACCGGGCGCATTGCACCCTTTGTTTCAGTGGGAGAAAAACCTTTTATAA
- a CDS encoding nucleotidyltransferase substrate binding protein, which produces MDKLKDTRWKQRYSQLRKAFNQLQNALKIEAPDDIYRAGIIQFFEMTLELAWKTLKDYLESEQIDVKTPRETIQKAFEIEIIADGHIWIDALQKRNLMAHTYDEDRAREAEELIRSSYFTEISKLVVFFESKL; this is translated from the coding sequence ATGGATAAATTAAAAGATACACGCTGGAAACAACGGTATAGCCAACTGCGCAAAGCGTTTAACCAATTGCAAAATGCGCTTAAAATTGAAGCGCCTGACGATATATACCGGGCAGGTATCATTCAGTTTTTTGAGATGACCCTGGAGCTGGCCTGGAAAACATTGAAAGATTATCTGGAAAGTGAACAAATTGATGTTAAAACACCGCGCGAAACTATTCAGAAAGCCTTTGAAATAGAAATTATTGCCGACGGGCATATCTGGATCGACGCCCTCCAAAAACGAAATTTGATGGCGCATACATACGATGAAGATAGAGCCAGAGAAGCCGAAGAACTGATCCGCTCTTCCTATTTTACGGAGATAAGCAAACTGGTCGTTTTTTTTGAATCAAAACTTTAA
- a CDS encoding GxxExxY protein gives MPNLLKQQELIYKDEAYKIIGACMTVHRELGCGFLEAVYAEALEIELGNQGIPFIREVPITIEYKGKLLKKCYLADFICYDKIILELKAINYLESVHESQVINYLKATTHKLGILVNFGEQSLKYKRIVKEK, from the coding sequence ATGCCAAATCTACTCAAACAACAAGAACTTATCTATAAAGATGAAGCCTACAAGATTATTGGAGCTTGTATGACTGTGCATCGAGAATTAGGATGTGGCTTCCTCGAAGCTGTCTATGCTGAGGCTTTAGAAATAGAATTGGGTAATCAAGGCATACCTTTTATACGAGAAGTACCCATTACCATTGAGTATAAAGGCAAACTCTTAAAGAAATGTTACCTAGCAGACTTTATCTGTTATGATAAAATAATACTTGAATTAAAAGCAATCAATTACCTGGAAAGTGTGCACGAATCTCAAGTTATAAATTACTTAAAAGCTACAACACACAAATTAGGAATACTTGTTAACTTTGGTGAGCAGTCATTGAAATACAAAAGAATAGTAAAAGAAAAATAA
- a CDS encoding ABC transporter permease, with protein sequence MENYDLIIRPKRHAFDINFKEIWAYRDLLKMFVKRDIITIYKQTVLGPIWFIVQPIMTTLIYIVVFGNIAKISTDGVPQALFYLAGITIWNYFAESFNTTAKTFTENAAIFGKVYFPRLIMPFAKVTSGLIKFGIQFMLFMAVYLYYIFSGDTSVNPNWNIALLPVYILLMAAYGLGAGIIFTSLTTKYRDLTFLLAFGVQLLMYASPVIYPVSTIENPKLQLIALYNPFTPILEGFKYAFLGAGHFSWFSLGYSAAVAAILLVSGIVIFHKTERNFIDTV encoded by the coding sequence TTGGAAAATTACGACTTAATCATACGCCCAAAGCGGCACGCCTTCGATATCAATTTTAAAGAGATATGGGCCTACCGCGACTTACTCAAGATGTTCGTGAAACGCGATATCATCACCATATACAAACAAACCGTGTTGGGACCCATCTGGTTTATCGTGCAGCCCATCATGACCACGCTCATATATATCGTGGTGTTTGGTAACATCGCCAAGATATCTACCGACGGCGTTCCACAGGCACTGTTTTACCTGGCCGGCATCACCATATGGAACTACTTTGCCGAGAGCTTTAACACCACCGCCAAAACATTTACAGAAAATGCCGCCATCTTTGGCAAGGTGTATTTTCCCCGCCTCATCATGCCCTTTGCCAAGGTAACCAGCGGACTCATTAAATTTGGCATACAGTTTATGTTGTTTATGGCCGTTTACCTGTATTATATTTTTAGCGGCGACACCAGCGTGAATCCCAACTGGAACATCGCCCTGCTGCCTGTGTACATCCTACTGATGGCAGCTTACGGACTGGGTGCCGGTATCATATTTACCAGCCTCACCACCAAATACCGCGACCTCACCTTTCTGCTGGCCTTTGGCGTACAGTTGCTGATGTATGCCAGTCCGGTTATCTACCCGGTCAGCACCATTGAAAATCCCAAACTGCAACTGATCGCCCTATACAACCCCTTCACCCCCATCCTCGAAGGCTTTAAATATGCCTTCCTCGGGGCAGGACATTTTAGCTGGTTCAGTCTGGGTTACAGTGCAGCCGTTGCAGCCATATTGCTGGTTTCGGGCATCGTGATATTCCATAAAACCGAACGCAACTTTATTGATACGGTGTAG
- a CDS encoding 6-phosphofructokinase, translated as MSKNGLTIGILTGGGDVPGLNPAIRAVTLRAIREGYQVIGIKNGWKGVISIDRSKPLDQQAYCMPLTELTVNRIGRTGGTFLHSSRTKATRVALNDLPEHLKGTYTDEYNDLTDEAVANLNHLGIDYLIPIGGDDTLSYAVRLHKEGIKVIGIPKTMDGDVPGTEYCIGFSTCITRTIELTHELRTCAGSHERFLVLEVFGRNAGFSALMPTIGGAADRCVIPEFPINTEHLTELLVEDRRNNPSNYSVVLISEGATFNGMDTVYADSETDAFGHKKLGGIGEMIGKELKRHSSKFNHGRQINIINQKLGYLVRSGQPDALDSIIPTTYGNMALDLIKKGESGYMVCVKNGKFDYVSIEAVKKDEKGQSIKKVNIEKYYDTKRYRPIYQNIIGDPMMYLTAD; from the coding sequence ATGAGCAAAAACGGACTTACCATAGGCATCCTCACCGGAGGAGGCGATGTGCCCGGTCTTAACCCCGCAATACGCGCGGTTACCTTGCGGGCTATACGCGAAGGTTATCAGGTTATTGGTATTAAAAACGGATGGAAAGGCGTTATCAGTATCGACCGTTCCAAACCCCTGGATCAACAAGCTTATTGCATGCCCCTCACCGAGCTCACGGTTAACCGGATTGGCCGTACGGGAGGCACTTTTCTCCACTCGAGCCGCACCAAAGCCACCCGGGTGGCCCTGAACGATCTGCCCGAGCATTTAAAGGGCACCTATACGGATGAATATAACGACCTTACAGATGAGGCAGTGGCCAACCTTAATCATTTAGGTATTGATTACCTCATTCCCATAGGTGGCGACGACACCCTGAGCTATGCCGTGCGACTGCACAAAGAGGGCATCAAGGTAATAGGCATTCCCAAAACCATGGATGGGGATGTTCCCGGCACCGAGTACTGCATCGGATTTAGTACTTGCATTACACGCACCATTGAGTTAACCCACGAGCTTCGCACCTGTGCCGGTTCGCACGAACGCTTTTTGGTGCTGGAAGTTTTTGGCCGTAATGCCGGTTTCTCAGCACTTATGCCCACCATAGGCGGTGCAGCCGACCGTTGCGTAATTCCGGAATTTCCTATCAACACCGAACATTTAACCGAATTGCTGGTGGAAGACCGGAGAAACAACCCCAGTAATTATTCCGTAGTGCTGATTTCGGAAGGCGCCACTTTTAACGGAATGGACACCGTGTATGCCGATTCCGAAACCGATGCTTTTGGACATAAAAAATTAGGTGGCATAGGCGAAATGATTGGCAAAGAGCTTAAACGCCACTCTTCCAAATTCAACCATGGACGCCAAATAAACATCATCAACCAAAAACTGGGTTATCTGGTGCGCTCAGGTCAACCCGATGCGCTGGATTCAATTATTCCTACCACCTACGGAAACATGGCCCTGGACTTAATTAAAAAAGGCGAATCAGGATACATGGTTTGTGTTAAAAATGGTAAGTTTGATTACGTGTCGATAGAGGCTGTAAAAAAAGATGAAAAAGGCCAAAGCATAAAAAAAGTAAACATAGAAAAGTATTACGATACCAAACGGTACAGACCCATCTATCAGAATATTATTGGTGATCCGATGATGTATTTAACCGCGGATTAA
- a CDS encoding UpxY family transcription antiterminator has translation MKGDTTTHNWYALYTKSRAEKKVAEGLNKLGIINYLPLKRVLKQWSDRKKWVESPVISSYIFVKITPDQYRSVFEVNGVVAYVSHKGQALVIPEYQMLAMQRTIENKINFDVEAGRIRKGEEITVTSGPLKGIKGIVQNVQGTKKLYLNITNIGYTLVINLDEATVEK, from the coding sequence TTGAAAGGAGACACAACAACACATAACTGGTATGCCCTTTATACCAAAAGCAGGGCCGAAAAGAAAGTGGCGGAAGGACTCAATAAGTTGGGCATTATCAACTACCTGCCCTTAAAACGCGTGCTGAAACAATGGAGCGACCGCAAAAAATGGGTGGAATCGCCCGTCATCAGTTCCTATATTTTTGTTAAAATAACACCCGATCAGTACCGAAGCGTATTTGAGGTAAACGGCGTGGTGGCCTATGTTTCGCATAAAGGACAGGCACTTGTCATACCCGAATACCAGATGCTGGCCATGCAACGCACCATCGAAAATAAAATTAACTTTGACGTGGAGGCCGGAAGAATAAGAAAAGGGGAAGAGATTACTGTAACCTCAGGCCCTTTAAAGGGTATAAAAGGCATTGTGCAGAATGTGCAGGGCACCAAAAAGCTGTACCTGAACATTACCAACATAGGCTACACCCTGGTGATTAACCTGGACGAAGCCACGGTAGAAAAATAA
- a CDS encoding DEAD/DEAH box helicase, with product MELQDYIDRYIRFKASDRIVDRGIELYNQGAVSLKYANKASDTWHFKVQGGQKYSVIIRDVSKGDLKSTCTCPFDWGTICKHTVAALMFIKDGGEHRPATNAMGEAVQQASSLRTARGYLIENYRFISKSDIEEHTSVSVINDILHGYNNLMFSQVVIDKDKITFEYSTFHTKQWAAISYHNGKVYISSDSKKPIPKLNKVEAYTLLMIAESETPDLLDIIFGEKLNQKKKIALQVYGLSEEADFDRYFYYSFNPKKGLTILFRAQQEGMLPVDPGHKSNFRHFIDDINNEELQLESVPQKNEERAVGFVVQFNEDDYYDYNARADFRVIAVVGKPNKDRTKLSSHIERYDEYLDADTIKLSANAEELLRYINKLNQSDNEKAAFSIKRRIVQLLSKEKILFLRSETGSKIKKSELRKTKVLPSLVTAKYVAFEDDTFVGLRLMLSIDGQQYDVDEIDIIYRDCHVYLFKKSIAMPATYTIARHMEMWRNDLKMVKTHKQHFFDEIVMPLSRNFEIDFGQGVFNIESVELDFRKKQVFLSELHDFLIITPQVEYHNGVSVMLNQSGHVLVDENGELTEYKRNIELEDDFVNAIAELHPYFEEQVDDKRFYLHYDTFARDMWFYRFFERMQHMEVEVFGLKELKNFKFSPYAGKVSTSISSGQDWFEVDVKVSFGDSKVKLKDIKNAVLNKQKYIQLKDGSVGMLPTEWMHKLEKFFRHGEIKDDKLAVSKMRFSIIDELFEDMDNAEIMDEIAQKRQRLAGFKEISNTAVPAGITAELRPYQKEGLNWLNFLHEMGWGGILADDMGLGKTVQVLAFLQHVLAMDATPNIIIVPTTLLFNWENEIAKFAPGLKAYYHYGLNRTRDSHVFSEYDLVFTTYGVLLRDIEMLMNFKFNYAVLDESQAIKNPASRRFKAANLIDANNRIALSGTPIENSTFDLYAQMSFVNKGFFGGATGFRAQFSNAIDKEGDDNIAAELQRLINPFILRRTKEKVASELPPKTEDVIYCEMESEQRKIYDAYRNEYKNKLLEQVENKGIENSKLMVLEALTRMRQICDSPALLNDDSLASTESVKIKEIVQVITDKTGKHKILIFSQFVKMLGLIKTELNRRNIDYEYLDGKSTAVQREKSVNNFQENEDLRVFLISLKAGGTGLNLTAADYVYIVDPWWNPAVENQAIDRCYRIGQDKKVFAYRMICKDTVEEKILLLQNKKKKIAGDIVQSDENILKTLQPEDIRNLFS from the coding sequence ATGGAGTTGCAGGATTACATTGACAGATACATACGCTTTAAAGCATCGGACAGGATTGTGGACCGGGGGATTGAATTATATAACCAGGGAGCGGTGTCCTTAAAATATGCCAATAAAGCTTCCGACACCTGGCATTTCAAAGTGCAGGGAGGGCAAAAATATTCGGTTATCATAAGGGATGTATCTAAGGGCGATTTAAAAAGCACTTGTACCTGTCCGTTCGATTGGGGTACTATTTGCAAGCATACCGTGGCAGCGCTCATGTTTATCAAAGACGGGGGGGAGCACAGGCCTGCAACAAATGCGATGGGCGAAGCGGTGCAGCAAGCCTCTTCGCTGCGCACCGCCCGTGGTTACCTTATCGAGAATTACCGTTTTATCTCAAAAAGCGATATTGAAGAGCATACTTCGGTGAGTGTAATCAACGATATTTTACACGGCTATAACAATTTAATGTTTAGTCAGGTTGTTATTGATAAGGATAAAATAACATTCGAGTACAGTACTTTTCATACTAAACAGTGGGCTGCCATTAGTTACCATAATGGTAAGGTATACATCAGCAGCGATAGCAAAAAGCCGATACCTAAATTAAACAAAGTAGAGGCCTATACGCTGTTGATGATAGCGGAATCGGAAACACCCGATCTTCTGGATATTATTTTTGGCGAGAAACTCAACCAGAAAAAGAAAATTGCACTTCAGGTATATGGTTTAAGCGAAGAGGCCGATTTTGACCGTTATTTTTACTACAGCTTTAATCCCAAAAAGGGACTTACCATTTTGTTTCGTGCGCAACAGGAGGGCATGCTGCCTGTTGATCCCGGTCATAAATCAAACTTCCGGCATTTTATTGACGACATAAATAACGAAGAGTTACAACTGGAATCTGTTCCCCAAAAAAATGAAGAAAGGGCGGTGGGTTTTGTAGTGCAGTTTAACGAGGACGACTACTACGACTATAATGCACGAGCCGATTTTAGGGTGATAGCTGTGGTGGGTAAGCCCAACAAGGATCGCACAAAACTATCGAGCCATATTGAGCGCTACGATGAATATTTAGATGCCGATACCATAAAGCTTTCGGCCAATGCCGAAGAGCTGTTGCGTTATATCAATAAGTTGAACCAAAGTGATAATGAAAAAGCGGCTTTTTCAATTAAACGGCGGATAGTTCAGCTTCTGAGTAAAGAAAAAATACTGTTCCTGCGCAGCGAAACGGGTTCTAAAATAAAAAAATCGGAACTTCGAAAAACCAAGGTCCTTCCATCGCTTGTTACGGCCAAATATGTGGCTTTTGAGGACGATACTTTTGTAGGACTGCGGTTGATGCTGAGTATAGATGGACAGCAGTATGATGTGGACGAGATAGATATAATATACAGAGATTGCCATGTGTACCTGTTTAAAAAATCAATAGCCATGCCCGCCACCTATACCATTGCCCGCCACATGGAGATGTGGCGCAATGATTTAAAAATGGTTAAAACGCACAAGCAACATTTCTTTGATGAGATAGTGATGCCGCTTTCCCGTAACTTTGAGATAGATTTTGGCCAGGGGGTGTTTAATATTGAGTCGGTGGAGCTTGATTTTAGAAAAAAACAGGTTTTTTTGTCGGAGCTGCACGATTTTTTAATCATCACCCCGCAGGTAGAATACCACAATGGAGTGTCGGTAATGCTCAATCAGTCGGGGCATGTGTTGGTGGATGAAAATGGTGAGCTAACAGAATACAAACGCAACATTGAGCTGGAGGATGATTTTGTGAACGCTATTGCCGAGCTGCATCCCTACTTTGAAGAGCAGGTGGACGACAAGCGTTTTTATCTGCATTACGATACCTTTGCCCGCGACATGTGGTTTTATAGGTTTTTTGAACGAATGCAGCACATGGAGGTGGAGGTGTTTGGATTGAAGGAACTAAAAAACTTCAAGTTTTCGCCCTATGCCGGTAAGGTATCCACTTCCATCAGCAGCGGACAGGATTGGTTTGAGGTAGATGTGAAAGTAAGTTTTGGCGATAGCAAAGTAAAGCTCAAAGACATTAAAAATGCCGTGCTTAATAAGCAAAAGTACATTCAGCTTAAAGATGGTAGTGTAGGCATGTTACCCACGGAGTGGATGCACAAGTTGGAGAAGTTTTTTAGACATGGCGAAATAAAAGACGATAAGCTGGCCGTTTCTAAAATGCGCTTTTCAATTATCGACGAGTTGTTTGAGGATATGGACAACGCGGAGATAATGGACGAGATAGCCCAAAAAAGGCAGCGACTGGCCGGTTTTAAAGAGATATCGAATACAGCGGTGCCGGCGGGTATCACCGCCGAATTAAGACCCTACCAAAAGGAAGGATTAAACTGGCTTAACTTCCTCCACGAGATGGGATGGGGCGGCATATTGGCCGATGATATGGGATTGGGTAAAACGGTGCAGGTGCTTGCTTTTTTACAGCATGTGTTGGCCATGGATGCTACCCCCAATATTATTATTGTACCCACCACCTTGCTTTTTAACTGGGAAAACGAGATTGCTAAATTTGCTCCCGGTCTGAAAGCCTATTATCATTACGGCCTCAACCGCACGCGCGATAGCCATGTTTTTTCGGAATACGATCTGGTTTTTACTACCTATGGTGTTTTGTTACGCGATATTGAAATGTTGATGAATTTTAAATTCAACTACGCCGTTTTAGACGAATCGCAGGCCATAAAAAATCCGGCATCGCGAAGATTTAAGGCGGCTAATCTGATTGATGCCAACAATCGGATAGCCCTTTCGGGTACGCCCATCGAAAACAGTACCTTTGACCTGTATGCACAAATGAGCTTTGTAAACAAAGGCTTCTTTGGTGGGGCCACCGGGTTCCGTGCACAGTTTAGTAACGCCATTGATAAGGAGGGCGATGATAACATAGCCGCCGAACTGCAACGACTGATCAACCCTTTTATATTGCGACGCACCAAGGAGAAAGTGGCATCGGAGTTGCCGCCCAAAACCGAGGACGTTATTTATTGCGAGATGGAAAGCGAGCAGCGTAAAATATACGATGCTTACCGTAACGAATATAAAAATAAACTGCTGGAGCAGGTCGAGAATAAGGGTATTGAAAATTCTAAGCTGATGGTGCTGGAAGCGCTTACACGCATGCGTCAGATCTGCGACTCGCCGGCCTTGCTCAACGACGATAGCCTGGCTAGTACCGAGTCGGTGAAAATAAAGGAGATAGTGCAGGTGATCACCGATAAAACAGGTAAGCATAAAATATTGATTTTTTCGCAGTTTGTAAAGATGCTGGGTCTGATTAAAACCGAGCTGAACAGACGAAACATTGATTACGAATACCTGGATGGTAAAAGCACAGCGGTGCAGCGCGAAAAGTCGGTCAACAATTTTCAGGAAAATGAAGATCTGCGGGTGTTCCTTATCAGTTTAAAGGCGGGTGGTACCGGACTTAATCTGACGGCCGCCGATTATGTTTATATTGTTGATCCCTGGTGGAATCCGGCTGTTGAAAACCAGGCCATCGACCGCTGTTACCGTATCGGGCAGGATAAAAAGGTGTTTGCCTATCGGATGATATGCAAGGATACGGTGGAGGAGAAGATTTTGCTGCTGCAAAATAAAAAGAAAAAGATAGCCGGCGACATTGTACAAAGCGACGAGAATATTCTGAAAACTCTTCAGCCCGAAGATATTCGGAATCTATTTTCGTAA
- a CDS encoding nucleotidyltransferase family protein: MAHGIQPGDIRYIINTLAKFPEVEKASIFGSRALGNFKKGSDIDLALHGDKVNFTTIAHVKDLLQEDSPMPYLFDVVDYTHCQSEELKNHIDQFGQTIYTK, from the coding sequence ATGGCACACGGCATCCAACCAGGGGATATAAGATATATCATAAACACCCTAGCCAAATTCCCCGAAGTAGAAAAAGCCAGCATATTTGGCTCCAGGGCACTTGGCAATTTTAAAAAGGGATCAGATATCGACCTGGCTTTGCATGGCGATAAGGTTAATTTTACAACCATCGCCCATGTCAAGGACTTGCTGCAAGAAGATAGCCCCATGCCCTATTTGTTCGATGTGGTTGACTATACCCACTGCCAAAGCGAAGAGCTCAAAAACCATATCGACCAATTTGGACAAACCATTTATACGAAATAA
- a CDS encoding GxxExxY protein: MLYKQEAYDIIGAAMKVHSTLGCGFLEQVYQEALQIELKKQNIPFNREAPLTIIYDGIKLNNQYFADFTCYDKIIVELKAVKELDNIHEAQVFNYLKATGYRLGLLINFGETSLEYKRIIK, from the coding sequence ATGTTATACAAACAAGAGGCCTATGATATTATAGGTGCAGCCATGAAAGTTCACTCCACATTAGGATGCGGATTCTTGGAGCAAGTTTACCAGGAAGCCCTCCAAATAGAATTGAAAAAACAAAATATCCCTTTCAATCGCGAGGCTCCCCTAACAATCATATATGATGGTATAAAACTCAACAATCAATATTTTGCCGATTTTACTTGCTATGACAAGATAATAGTAGAACTAAAAGCAGTAAAAGAATTGGATAACATCCATGAAGCACAAGTATTCAATTATTTAAAAGCAACGGGCTATAGATTAGGGTTGCTTATAAACTTCGGTGAAACATCACTTGAATACAAACGTATTATTAAATAA
- a CDS encoding NDP-hexose 2,3-dehydratase family protein has product MNLSTADLMFIKSSFTKEGIFYNLEEIKQWLRDQNQKVEVKVAKTTFDALDKWGYDKVERNIRHASGKFFSIDGINIRTNWGTINQWDQPIINQPEIGYLGMICKEFNGVLYFLLQAKIEPGNINHVQLSPTLQATRSNYSQVHGGKKPVYLEYFQHAAPDQILLDQLQSEQGARFLRKRNRNIIIKIEEDITVHDNFIWLTLAQVKLLMQCDNLVNMDTRTVIAGIPYGDYREEVIELINFIGYSDQNDEIKNALLKSALIKNNSLHSIGEIITFLTHIKSNYDLEVSKKDLKQLDSWIFTDHEIAHVDNKFFKIIAVNVNISSREVVNWSQPMVQPAQEGLCAFICKEINGVLHFAVQAKLECGNRDIIEFAPTVQCLTGNYKETKKGTLPFLDYVLNAQAHQIVFDALQSEEGGRFYHEQNRNMLIIAGDEIPDILPDNYIWMTMNQLYTFLKFNNYLNIQARSLIAGISFV; this is encoded by the coding sequence ATGAACTTATCTACGGCTGACTTAATGTTTATCAAGAGCTCTTTTACCAAAGAGGGGATATTTTACAATTTGGAGGAGATCAAGCAATGGCTGCGGGATCAAAACCAAAAAGTAGAAGTCAAAGTTGCCAAAACAACTTTCGATGCCTTGGATAAATGGGGATATGATAAGGTTGAGAGGAATATAAGACATGCGTCCGGTAAATTTTTTTCCATCGACGGCATCAACATACGTACCAATTGGGGAACTATAAACCAATGGGACCAGCCCATTATCAATCAACCCGAAATTGGGTATTTGGGCATGATATGCAAAGAGTTCAACGGGGTGTTGTATTTTCTTTTGCAAGCCAAAATAGAACCCGGAAACATCAATCATGTGCAACTGTCGCCCACCCTGCAAGCCACCCGCAGCAATTATTCGCAGGTACATGGTGGTAAAAAGCCAGTCTATCTCGAATATTTTCAACATGCCGCCCCCGACCAAATACTGTTGGATCAGTTGCAATCCGAGCAAGGCGCCAGGTTCCTTCGGAAAAGAAACCGTAACATTATTATAAAGATTGAAGAGGACATAACCGTTCACGATAATTTTATTTGGCTTACCCTGGCACAGGTAAAACTATTGATGCAGTGCGACAACCTGGTCAATATGGATACACGCACCGTAATAGCCGGCATACCCTATGGCGATTATCGCGAAGAAGTGATCGAACTCATTAACTTTATAGGCTACAGCGACCAAAACGATGAAATTAAAAATGCCCTGTTAAAATCGGCCTTGATAAAGAACAATTCTTTGCACTCCATTGGCGAAATCATCACTTTTTTAACCCATATCAAAAGCAATTATGACTTAGAGGTAAGCAAAAAAGATTTAAAGCAACTCGACAGCTGGATATTTACTGACCATGAAATAGCACATGTAGACAATAAGTTTTTTAAAATTATAGCTGTAAACGTAAACATCAGCAGCCGCGAGGTGGTCAATTGGAGTCAGCCCATGGTGCAACCCGCACAAGAGGGATTGTGCGCATTTATCTGTAAGGAAATAAACGGCGTGCTCCATTTTGCCGTGCAGGCCAAGCTCGAATGCGGCAATCGTGACATTATTGAATTTGCCCCTACCGTGCAATGTTTAACGGGTAATTACAAAGAAACAAAAAAAGGGACATTACCCTTTCTCGATTATGTTTTAAATGCCCAAGCCCATCAAATTGTGTTCGATGCTTTACAATCGGAAGAAGGTGGCCGGTTTTACCACGAACAAAACAGAAATATGTTGATTATTGCTGGCGACGAGATACCCGACATACTGCCCGATAACTATATTTGGATGACCATGAACCAACTATATACCTTTTTAAAATTTAACAATTACCTCAATATCCAGGCCCGCAGCCTTATTGCAGGTATTTCGTTTGTCTAA